In Xiphias gladius isolate SHS-SW01 ecotype Sanya breed wild chromosome 16, ASM1685928v1, whole genome shotgun sequence, a genomic segment contains:
- the pknox1.1 gene encoding homeobox protein PKNOX1.1 isoform X1 has protein sequence MAAQSVSIDKYPKGEQQIQGVVKVDSDSEQKFIEGTLAEAPSPAPTEPQTPMDADKASIYRHPLFPLLALLFEKCEQSTLSSECITSASFDVDIENFVRNQEKEGKPFFSEDPELDNLMVKAIQVLRIHLLELEKVSDLCKDFCSRYIACLKTKMNSETLLSGEPGSPYSPIQGQAQSFSPTKTQNPSSISGTISPQGQIVVPASALQQGNVTVTAVNPTQVVAGMSSWHTTPPSGGTVYQPVTVVTPQGQVVTQALSPGTIRVQNNQLQLQFHQDLNLFNHDDSSTKNKRGVLPKQATNVMRSWLFQHIGHPYPTEDEKKQIATQTNLTLLQVNNWFINARRRILQPMLDASSSEPPKAKKKTPQNRPLQRFWPDSIATGGGTQQHVTMPDGTMVTMNVEGLQSLTSDGATLAVQQVMLGGHSEDESGDSGDEDDDTDMAGLGLDNSDSLQ, from the exons ATGGCAGCCCAGTCGGTTTCCATAGACAAGTATCCAAAGGGAGAGCAGCAG ATTCAAGGTGTGGTAAAGGTAGACAGTGATTCGGAGCAGAAATTTATTGAAGGCACGTTGGCAGAGGCGCCCAGCCCGGCACCAACAGAGCCACAGACACCCATGGATGCGGACAAAGCCTCCATATATCG GCATCCCTTGTTCCCTCTGTTGGCCCTGCTGTTTGAGAAGTGTGAACAGTCCACACTGAGCTCTGAATGCATTACCTCAGCAAGCTTTGATGTGGACATTGAGAACTTTGTCCGCAATCAGGAGAAAGAGGGCAAACCGTTCTTCAGTGAGGACCCTGAACTCGACAACTTG ATGGTGAAAGCCATCCAGGTACTGCGGATCCACCTGTTGGAGCTGGAGAAGGTGAGTGACCTGTGCAAGGACTTCTGTAGCCGCTATATCGCTTGCCTCAAGACTAAGATGAACAGTGAGACCCTGCTGAGTGGGGAGCCAGGCAGCCCATATTCCCCTATACAAGGCCAGGCCCAGAGCTTCTCACCCACCAAGACTCAG AACCCCAGTTCTATCTCTGGGACCATCAGTCCCCAGGGTCAAATTGTGGTGCCAGCATCAGCCCTGCAGCAAGGGAACGTAACCGTGACAGCTGTCAACCCCACCCAGGTGGTCGCAGGTATGTCATCATGGCATACAACCCCTCCCTCAG GTGGCACAGTGTACCAGCCTGTTACAGTTGTCACTCCTCAGGGCCAGGTGGTAACACAGGCTCTTTCTCCTGGGACAATACGCGTCCAAAACAATCAG CTCCAGCTGCAGTTTCACCAAGACTTGAATCTCTTTAATCATGACGACAGCTCAACCAAGAACAAGCGTGGCGTTCTACCTAAACAAGCCACCAACGTCATGCGTTCATGGCTCTTCCAGCACATCGGG CACCCATATCCAAcagaggatgaaaagaaacaaattgcTACTCAGACAAACCTGACACTTCTGCAAGTCAACAACTG gTTTATAAATGCACGGAGGCGGATCCTGCAGCCCATGTTGGACGCCAGCTCCTCTGAGCCACCCAAAGCCAAGAAGAAAACACCTCAAAACCGGCCACTGCAGCGCTTCTGGCCTGACTCCATTGCCACTGGGGGAGGCACCCAGCAGCACGTCACCATGCCAGACG GTACGATGGTGACAATGAACGTGGAGGGTCTGCAGAGCCTGACGTCAGACGGTGCCACGCTGGCGGTACAGCAGGTGATGTTGGGAGGCCACAGCGAAGACGAGTCGGGGGATAGCGGAGATGAGGACGATGACACAGACATGGCCGGGCTGGGCCTGGACAACAGCGACTCATTGCAGTAG
- the pknox1.1 gene encoding homeobox protein PKNOX1.1 isoform X2, with protein MAAQSVSIDKYPKGEQQIQGVVKVDSDSEQKFIEGTLAEAPSPAPTEPQTPMDADKASIYRHPLFPLLALLFEKCEQSTLSSECITSASFDVDIENFVRNQEKEGKPFFSEDPELDNLMVKAIQVLRIHLLELEKVSDLCKDFCSRYIACLKTKMNSETLLSGEPGSPYSPIQGQAQSFSPTKTQNPSSISGTISPQGQIVVPASALQQGNVTVTAVNPTQVVAGGTVYQPVTVVTPQGQVVTQALSPGTIRVQNNQLQLQFHQDLNLFNHDDSSTKNKRGVLPKQATNVMRSWLFQHIGHPYPTEDEKKQIATQTNLTLLQVNNWFINARRRILQPMLDASSSEPPKAKKKTPQNRPLQRFWPDSIATGGGTQQHVTMPDGTMVTMNVEGLQSLTSDGATLAVQQVMLGGHSEDESGDSGDEDDDTDMAGLGLDNSDSLQ; from the exons ATGGCAGCCCAGTCGGTTTCCATAGACAAGTATCCAAAGGGAGAGCAGCAG ATTCAAGGTGTGGTAAAGGTAGACAGTGATTCGGAGCAGAAATTTATTGAAGGCACGTTGGCAGAGGCGCCCAGCCCGGCACCAACAGAGCCACAGACACCCATGGATGCGGACAAAGCCTCCATATATCG GCATCCCTTGTTCCCTCTGTTGGCCCTGCTGTTTGAGAAGTGTGAACAGTCCACACTGAGCTCTGAATGCATTACCTCAGCAAGCTTTGATGTGGACATTGAGAACTTTGTCCGCAATCAGGAGAAAGAGGGCAAACCGTTCTTCAGTGAGGACCCTGAACTCGACAACTTG ATGGTGAAAGCCATCCAGGTACTGCGGATCCACCTGTTGGAGCTGGAGAAGGTGAGTGACCTGTGCAAGGACTTCTGTAGCCGCTATATCGCTTGCCTCAAGACTAAGATGAACAGTGAGACCCTGCTGAGTGGGGAGCCAGGCAGCCCATATTCCCCTATACAAGGCCAGGCCCAGAGCTTCTCACCCACCAAGACTCAG AACCCCAGTTCTATCTCTGGGACCATCAGTCCCCAGGGTCAAATTGTGGTGCCAGCATCAGCCCTGCAGCAAGGGAACGTAACCGTGACAGCTGTCAACCCCACCCAGGTGGTCGCAG GTGGCACAGTGTACCAGCCTGTTACAGTTGTCACTCCTCAGGGCCAGGTGGTAACACAGGCTCTTTCTCCTGGGACAATACGCGTCCAAAACAATCAG CTCCAGCTGCAGTTTCACCAAGACTTGAATCTCTTTAATCATGACGACAGCTCAACCAAGAACAAGCGTGGCGTTCTACCTAAACAAGCCACCAACGTCATGCGTTCATGGCTCTTCCAGCACATCGGG CACCCATATCCAAcagaggatgaaaagaaacaaattgcTACTCAGACAAACCTGACACTTCTGCAAGTCAACAACTG gTTTATAAATGCACGGAGGCGGATCCTGCAGCCCATGTTGGACGCCAGCTCCTCTGAGCCACCCAAAGCCAAGAAGAAAACACCTCAAAACCGGCCACTGCAGCGCTTCTGGCCTGACTCCATTGCCACTGGGGGAGGCACCCAGCAGCACGTCACCATGCCAGACG GTACGATGGTGACAATGAACGTGGAGGGTCTGCAGAGCCTGACGTCAGACGGTGCCACGCTGGCGGTACAGCAGGTGATGTTGGGAGGCCACAGCGAAGACGAGTCGGGGGATAGCGGAGATGAGGACGATGACACAGACATGGCCGGGCTGGGCCTGGACAACAGCGACTCATTGCAGTAG
- the ndufv3 gene encoding calphotin isoform X2 — protein sequence MATSLLRLGRRGSFKCLQLERWGVLRSCSAASFCTQAEEPAKPMKKTEATSKTDSPDERATLLAYKTAVAFPVRFLHPEVFPTQSVGVAEPVASCTATAETVAVAATVPDYVASEPAVAVPQVAEIPAASSHSAPNTDFSQVITDTPPPVVDATAAEPLVDATTSDAAVEPAAAFSEPGDPAADGSSSSLSSDSDSDSDSDSDSDSDTDSDSEDEKSEVKTETKTSPPEVAESNVKEEVEVHEVTSEVKEDTNEDKNEFPTEPENSAASAAEAVEKTAPAAIVATIEAALATMETQGVSSEELVDSVPEICTAKEDTPEVTVTSTKVSSEAAVKLAPIVIEDIASPTVHDAQVATPADALTEVATPAKAPTDAPVEIIEPASAEAPTETAEAAPVEAAPETAAEVSAPTESTKELMDPAPVITEAEGEELQVEVPVESTEEAAAMAPPELEDQFDSSTYKNYQHHSYTPYTFADLDVEMAKFRLPQPSSGRPSPRH from the exons ATGGCGACCTCCTTGCTGCGATTAGGGCGACGGGGTTCTTTCAAG TGTCTCCAGTTGGAGCGCTGGGGTGTCCTGAGGAGTTGCTCAGCTGCTTCATTCTGCACTCAGGCTGAAGAGCCAGCAAAGCcaatgaaaaagacagaggctACAAGCAAGA CAGATTCTCCAGATGAGAGAGCAACCTTGCTAGCCTACAAGACTGCAGTTGCCTTCCCTGTTAGATTTTTACATCCTGAGGTTTTCCCAACACAGTCTGTAGGTGTAGCTGAACCAGTGGCCAGCTGCACTGCCACTGCAGAAACAGTGGCTGTAGCAGCTACAGTGCCTGATTATGTTGCCAGTGAACCAGCTGTAGCTGTGCCACAGGTGGCAGAGATTCCAGCTGCCTCCTCACATTCAGCTCCCAACACAGATTTTTCTCAGGTTATCACTGACACACCTCCACCTGTAGTTGATGCAACAGCTGCTGAGCCTCTGGTCGATGCGACCACCTCAGACGCTGCAGTCGAACCCGCCGCAGCATTCTCTGAGCCTGGTGATCCAGCAGCTGATGGATCATCCTCCTCTTTGTCCAGCGACTCAGATTCTGACTCAGATTCTGACTCAGATTCTGACTCTGAtactgactctgactctgaagACGAGAAGTCAGAAGTGAAAACTGAAACCAAGACCTCACCACCAGAGGTGGCAGAATCCAATGTGAAAGAAGAAGTAGAAGTCCATGAGGTCACATCAGAGGTGAAGGAAGACACTAATGAAGATAAGAATGAATTTCCTACAGAACCTGAAAATagtgctgcctctgctgctgaggCTGTAGAGAAGACTGCTCCAGCAGCAATAGTAGCAACCATTGAAGCAGCTCTAGCTACCATGGAGACACAGGGTGTCAGCTCTGAGGAGTTAGTGGATTCTGTCCCTGAGATCTGCACTGCCAAGGAAGACACTCCAGAGGTCACTGTCACCAGCACCAAAGTTTCATCTGAAGCTGCAGTGAAACTAGCTCCAATAGTGATAGAAGACATTGCATCTCCCACTGTCCATGATGCCCAAGTAGCCACTCCAGCTGATGCTTTGACTGAGGTTGCAACTCCAGCAAAAGCCCCAACCGATGCTCCAGTTGAAATTATAGAGCCTGCCTCTGCTGAAGCTCCAACAGAAACTGCTGAAGCTGCCCCTGTTGAAGCAGCTCCTGAGACTGCAGCTGAAGTTTCTGCCCCTACAGAAAGCACTAAGGAGCTGATGGACCCTGCTCCGGTCATCACTGAAGCTGaaggagaggagctgcaggtggAGGTTCCAGTTGAATCAACTGAGG AGGCTGCAGCAATGGCACCTCCAGAGCTCGAGGACCAATTTGACAGCAGCACTTATAAAAACTACCAGCACCACAGCTACACCCCTTACACATTCGCTGACCTGGATGTAGAGATGGCCAAGTTTCGTCTCCCTCAGCCCTCCTCCGGCAGACCCTCACCAAGACACTAG
- the ndufv3 gene encoding calphotin isoform X1: MATSLLRLGRRGSFKCLQLERWGVLRSCSAASFCTQAEEPAKPMKKTEATSKTADSPDERATLLAYKTAVAFPVRFLHPEVFPTQSVGVAEPVASCTATAETVAVAATVPDYVASEPAVAVPQVAEIPAASSHSAPNTDFSQVITDTPPPVVDATAAEPLVDATTSDAAVEPAAAFSEPGDPAADGSSSSLSSDSDSDSDSDSDSDSDTDSDSEDEKSEVKTETKTSPPEVAESNVKEEVEVHEVTSEVKEDTNEDKNEFPTEPENSAASAAEAVEKTAPAAIVATIEAALATMETQGVSSEELVDSVPEICTAKEDTPEVTVTSTKVSSEAAVKLAPIVIEDIASPTVHDAQVATPADALTEVATPAKAPTDAPVEIIEPASAEAPTETAEAAPVEAAPETAAEVSAPTESTKELMDPAPVITEAEGEELQVEVPVESTEEAAAMAPPELEDQFDSSTYKNYQHHSYTPYTFADLDVEMAKFRLPQPSSGRPSPRH, from the exons ATGGCGACCTCCTTGCTGCGATTAGGGCGACGGGGTTCTTTCAAG TGTCTCCAGTTGGAGCGCTGGGGTGTCCTGAGGAGTTGCTCAGCTGCTTCATTCTGCACTCAGGCTGAAGAGCCAGCAAAGCcaatgaaaaagacagaggctACAAGCAAGA CAGCAGATTCTCCAGATGAGAGAGCAACCTTGCTAGCCTACAAGACTGCAGTTGCCTTCCCTGTTAGATTTTTACATCCTGAGGTTTTCCCAACACAGTCTGTAGGTGTAGCTGAACCAGTGGCCAGCTGCACTGCCACTGCAGAAACAGTGGCTGTAGCAGCTACAGTGCCTGATTATGTTGCCAGTGAACCAGCTGTAGCTGTGCCACAGGTGGCAGAGATTCCAGCTGCCTCCTCACATTCAGCTCCCAACACAGATTTTTCTCAGGTTATCACTGACACACCTCCACCTGTAGTTGATGCAACAGCTGCTGAGCCTCTGGTCGATGCGACCACCTCAGACGCTGCAGTCGAACCCGCCGCAGCATTCTCTGAGCCTGGTGATCCAGCAGCTGATGGATCATCCTCCTCTTTGTCCAGCGACTCAGATTCTGACTCAGATTCTGACTCAGATTCTGACTCTGAtactgactctgactctgaagACGAGAAGTCAGAAGTGAAAACTGAAACCAAGACCTCACCACCAGAGGTGGCAGAATCCAATGTGAAAGAAGAAGTAGAAGTCCATGAGGTCACATCAGAGGTGAAGGAAGACACTAATGAAGATAAGAATGAATTTCCTACAGAACCTGAAAATagtgctgcctctgctgctgaggCTGTAGAGAAGACTGCTCCAGCAGCAATAGTAGCAACCATTGAAGCAGCTCTAGCTACCATGGAGACACAGGGTGTCAGCTCTGAGGAGTTAGTGGATTCTGTCCCTGAGATCTGCACTGCCAAGGAAGACACTCCAGAGGTCACTGTCACCAGCACCAAAGTTTCATCTGAAGCTGCAGTGAAACTAGCTCCAATAGTGATAGAAGACATTGCATCTCCCACTGTCCATGATGCCCAAGTAGCCACTCCAGCTGATGCTTTGACTGAGGTTGCAACTCCAGCAAAAGCCCCAACCGATGCTCCAGTTGAAATTATAGAGCCTGCCTCTGCTGAAGCTCCAACAGAAACTGCTGAAGCTGCCCCTGTTGAAGCAGCTCCTGAGACTGCAGCTGAAGTTTCTGCCCCTACAGAAAGCACTAAGGAGCTGATGGACCCTGCTCCGGTCATCACTGAAGCTGaaggagaggagctgcaggtggAGGTTCCAGTTGAATCAACTGAGG AGGCTGCAGCAATGGCACCTCCAGAGCTCGAGGACCAATTTGACAGCAGCACTTATAAAAACTACCAGCACCACAGCTACACCCCTTACACATTCGCTGACCTGGATGTAGAGATGGCCAAGTTTCGTCTCCCTCAGCCCTCCTCCGGCAGACCCTCACCAAGACACTAG